One window from the genome of Streptococcus parasanguinis encodes:
- a CDS encoding prolyl-tRNA synthetase associated domain-containing protein, protein MDPYQQVKEKLDELGISFDVVEHPPAFTTEQADSYIEGLEGVRTKSMFLTNKKKTQYYLLIMDDQKPLDMDDFKEQVGANRIRMASAESLAEKMQLPAGTVSPFGLLNNEEKDILVYFDQDIVSEEIMTFHPNTNEKTIFIKTQDLFRFLEAIGFHYEILTLP, encoded by the coding sequence ATGGATCCTTATCAACAAGTTAAAGAGAAATTAGACGAGTTAGGCATTTCATTTGACGTGGTGGAACACCCACCCGCATTCACGACTGAGCAGGCGGATTCTTATATTGAAGGCTTAGAAGGTGTCCGGACCAAGTCCATGTTTTTGACCAACAAGAAGAAAACCCAGTACTATCTGCTCATCATGGATGACCAGAAACCCTTGGACATGGATGATTTCAAAGAGCAAGTAGGAGCCAATCGGATCCGCATGGCTTCAGCTGAATCGCTAGCTGAAAAAATGCAATTACCAGCAGGGACGGTATCTCCATTTGGTTTATTGAACAATGAAGAAAAAGATATTCTCGTCTATTTCGATCAGGACATTGTGTCAGAGGAGATCATGACCTTCCATCCCAATACCAACGAAAAAACGATCTTTATTAAAACCCAAGACTTGTTCCGATTTTTAGAGGCTATTGGCTTTCATTATGAAATTCTAACCCTTCCATAA
- a CDS encoding rhodanese-like domain-containing protein, protein MKEIPFNDFVAKYQAGEINVVDVREQEEYDALHLDGVRLLPLSELADRYQELEKDQPYYVICKSGRRSARACQFLEEQGYDVTNVQGGMDAFES, encoded by the coding sequence ATGAAAGAAATTCCATTTAATGACTTTGTAGCAAAGTACCAAGCAGGAGAAATTAACGTCGTCGATGTCCGTGAGCAGGAGGAATATGATGCCCTTCACTTAGATGGGGTTCGTCTTCTTCCCTTATCTGAGTTAGCAGATCGCTACCAGGAATTAGAGAAGGATCAACCCTATTATGTCATCTGCAAGTCTGGTCGACGCTCAGCACGTGCTTGCCAATTTTTGGAAGAGCAAGGCTATGATGTGACCAACGTCCAAGGTGGCATGGATGCATTTGAATCCTAA
- a CDS encoding DUF6572 domain-containing protein, producing MSVFETEQIDTMGVVDGNLELLIIDTCDWKYEDEHFDLLEDKLNHYLLYLDSKQYVQKYGDNFNEIIISIHFMYDLVENAVKYLNVVSQQLAESGYTLHIHLPE from the coding sequence ATGAGTGTATTTGAAACTGAACAAATTGATACAATGGGGGTTGTGGATGGGAATCTGGAGTTATTGATTATAGATACCTGTGACTGGAAATATGAAGATGAACATTTTGATTTGCTTGAAGACAAGCTCAATCATTATCTTCTTTACCTTGATAGTAAGCAGTATGTTCAAAAGTATGGAGACAACTTTAATGAAATTATCATTTCAATCCATTTTATGTATGATTTAGTTGAGAATGCAGTGAAGTATTTAAATGTCGTATCACAACAACTAGCTGAATCTGGATATACCTTACATATTCACTTACCTGAGTAA
- a CDS encoding uracil-DNA glycosylase family protein yields the protein MSTIESIKQAIMADPQNKAYTDKGIEPLFAAPKTARINIIGQAPGMKTEEAGIYWKDKSGDRLREWLGVDEDTFYNSGLFAVIPMDFYFPGHGKSGDLPPRKGFAEKWHPQLLKECPDIELTLLIGQYAQAYYLHEKVSGKVTERVHHFKDYLPTYFPLVHPSPRNQIWMAKNPWFEAEVVAELQTLVQEIIQK from the coding sequence ATGTCAACGATTGAAAGCATTAAACAAGCCATTATGGCAGATCCTCAAAATAAAGCATATACGGATAAAGGGATCGAGCCACTCTTTGCAGCCCCAAAGACAGCTCGTATCAATATTATCGGACAAGCTCCAGGGATGAAGACGGAAGAAGCTGGTATTTACTGGAAGGATAAGAGTGGTGACCGCCTGCGCGAATGGTTAGGAGTTGACGAAGACACCTTTTATAATTCTGGTTTGTTTGCGGTCATTCCTATGGACTTTTATTTCCCAGGGCATGGAAAATCTGGTGACCTTCCACCTCGCAAAGGCTTTGCGGAAAAGTGGCACCCTCAACTTCTCAAGGAGTGTCCGGATATTGAGTTAACCCTCTTAATTGGACAATATGCCCAAGCATACTACCTTCATGAAAAGGTTAGTGGCAAGGTAACCGAACGGGTTCACCATTTTAAAGATTATTTGCCAACCTATTTTCCACTTGTTCACCCTTCCCCTCGCAATCAAATCTGGATGGCTAAAAATCCTTGGTTTGAGGCAGAAGTGGTGGCGGAATTGCAAACCTTAGTACAAGAGATCATTCAAAAATAA
- a CDS encoding CPBP family intramembrane glutamic endopeptidase encodes MNQYNRLLDPKKDIGRYSGTLAIYLLIMTLVTVLWEVLLGLTIAGSLRKDPSQVTEKLNALNVWAGIPYLISISIGLFLFNAYRKKALYKYDLKHKGRKMTLSVFFILLAFLGFSQVFSSVMTQVIERMFETIGLHSPTPDLGDTIERSWTMLLYAGFFGPITEEFFFRGAGLRGLERYGKIFAIVMTAILFGLFHANFDQLFFASIIGLGFGYIAFEYNIWWAIFYHIFNNFVISQGLHYVAYHVDEGLANWLQIGVLAIGSIVMIVVLATKWPAIKAYIQANKPQPGVFQRALASFWFWFFVLFTILMSIVPYVIPIFQMANLKG; translated from the coding sequence ATGAACCAATACAACCGATTATTAGACCCTAAAAAAGATATAGGAAGGTATTCCGGGACACTTGCCATTTATCTCTTGATCATGACCTTGGTAACGGTCCTGTGGGAAGTCCTCCTTGGATTGACCATAGCAGGCTCTCTCAGAAAAGATCCAAGTCAAGTAACGGAGAAACTCAATGCCCTGAATGTTTGGGCAGGTATTCCCTACCTTATCTCTATTTCCATTGGACTCTTTCTCTTTAATGCCTATCGCAAGAAGGCCCTTTATAAATATGATCTTAAGCACAAGGGACGTAAGATGACTCTTTCAGTCTTCTTTATTCTTCTCGCCTTTCTTGGCTTTTCTCAAGTCTTTTCATCTGTGATGACACAAGTGATTGAGCGCATGTTTGAGACCATTGGCCTTCATTCTCCAACACCAGATCTAGGTGATACGATTGAGCGATCATGGACTATGCTCTTGTATGCTGGCTTTTTTGGTCCAATAACAGAGGAATTCTTCTTCCGTGGGGCAGGCTTGCGAGGCTTGGAACGGTATGGGAAGATCTTTGCCATTGTCATGACGGCTATCTTGTTTGGACTCTTTCATGCCAATTTTGACCAGCTCTTTTTCGCAAGTATCATTGGTCTAGGATTCGGCTACATTGCCTTTGAATACAATATCTGGTGGGCTATTTTCTATCACATTTTCAATAATTTTGTGATTTCCCAAGGCTTGCATTATGTGGCCTATCATGTGGACGAGGGACTAGCGAATTGGCTCCAAATCGGTGTTTTAGCCATTGGTTCCATTGTCATGATAGTGGTTCTTGCGACTAAATGGCCAGCTATCAAGGCTTATATACAAGCCAATAAACCTCAACCGGGAGTTTTCCAGCGTGCCCTCGCTTCCTTCTGGTTCTGGTTCTTCGTGCTATTCACTATCCTGATGTCTATTGTTCCTTATGTGATTCCGATCTTCCAGATGGCTAATCTCAAAGGCTGA
- the uvrC gene encoding excinuclease ABC subunit UvrC has translation MNNLIKSKLELLPTSPGCYIHKDKNGTIIYVGKAKNLRNRVRSYFRGSHDTKTEALVSEIVDFEFIVTESNIEALLLEINLIKENKPKYNIMLKDDKSYPFIKITNERYPRLIITRRVKKDGGLYFGPYPDVGAANEIKRLLDRIFPFRKCTNPPSKVCFYYHLGQCMAHTVCHKDEAYFKGMEQEVSDFLKGQDDKIIDELKLKMNTAAQNMEFERAAEYRDLIQAIGTLRTKQRVMAKDLQNRDVFGYYVDKGWMCVQVFFVRQGKLIERDVNLFPYYNDPDEDFLTYVGQFYQEKSHLIPNEILIPQDIDEEAVKALVDTKVLKPQRGEKKQLVNLAIKNARVSLEQKFNLLEKSMEKTQGAIENLGKLLQIPTPVRIESFDNSNIMGTSPVSAMVVFVNGKPSKKDYRKYKIKTVVGPDDYASMREVIRRRYSRVMRDGLTPPDLIVIDGGQGQVNIAKQVIQEELGLDIPIAGLQKNDKHQTHELLFGDPLQVIELSRTSQEFFLLQRIQDEVHRFAITFHRQLRSKNSFSSQLDGIEGLGPKRKQLLMKHFKSLTKIKEATVDEIVTVGIPRPVAEAVQAKLLQGKQEEASSLMEVAEPVKDLQ, from the coding sequence ATGAATAACTTGATTAAATCCAAGCTCGAGCTTTTGCCGACGAGTCCGGGCTGTTACATTCACAAAGACAAGAACGGTACTATCATCTATGTGGGGAAGGCCAAGAATCTTCGCAATCGGGTGCGGTCCTATTTCAGAGGGAGCCACGATACCAAGACGGAAGCCCTGGTATCTGAGATTGTGGATTTTGAATTTATCGTCACTGAATCCAATATTGAGGCCTTGCTTCTTGAGATCAACCTCATAAAGGAGAACAAGCCCAAGTACAATATCATGCTCAAGGACGACAAGTCCTATCCCTTCATCAAGATTACCAATGAGCGCTATCCGCGCCTCATCATCACGCGCCGGGTCAAAAAGGACGGTGGTCTCTATTTCGGTCCCTATCCGGATGTGGGAGCGGCCAATGAGATCAAGAGGCTTTTGGACCGAATTTTCCCTTTCCGCAAGTGTACCAATCCGCCTTCCAAAGTCTGCTTTTACTACCATTTAGGACAATGCATGGCCCACACAGTCTGCCACAAGGACGAGGCCTATTTCAAGGGTATGGAGCAGGAGGTTTCTGATTTCCTCAAGGGGCAGGATGATAAGATTATCGATGAGCTCAAGCTCAAGATGAATACTGCTGCGCAAAACATGGAATTCGAGCGGGCAGCCGAGTACCGCGATCTAATCCAGGCCATCGGGACCCTGCGGACCAAACAGCGGGTCATGGCTAAGGATTTGCAGAACCGGGATGTCTTTGGCTACTACGTGGACAAGGGCTGGATGTGTGTGCAGGTCTTCTTTGTCCGTCAGGGCAAGCTGATCGAGCGCGACGTCAACCTCTTTCCATACTACAATGATCCGGACGAGGATTTCTTGACCTATGTGGGGCAGTTTTACCAGGAGAAATCTCACCTGATCCCTAATGAAATCCTGATCCCTCAAGATATCGATGAGGAAGCGGTCAAGGCCTTAGTGGATACCAAGGTCCTCAAGCCCCAGCGCGGGGAGAAGAAGCAGTTGGTCAATCTGGCCATTAAGAATGCGCGTGTCAGTCTGGAGCAGAAGTTCAATCTCCTTGAAAAATCCATGGAAAAGACCCAAGGTGCTATAGAAAACCTTGGAAAACTTCTGCAAATTCCAACTCCTGTGCGCATTGAGTCCTTTGACAACTCCAACATCATGGGGACCAGTCCGGTCTCAGCCATGGTGGTCTTTGTCAATGGGAAACCAAGCAAAAAGGACTACCGCAAGTACAAGATCAAGACCGTTGTCGGACCAGATGACTATGCCAGCATGCGGGAGGTCATTCGCAGACGCTACAGCCGGGTCATGCGGGATGGCCTGACGCCACCAGATCTGATCGTTATCGATGGGGGTCAGGGCCAGGTCAATATCGCTAAGCAAGTCATTCAAGAGGAGTTGGGTCTGGACATTCCCATTGCAGGTCTGCAAAAGAATGACAAGCACCAGACCCATGAATTGCTCTTCGGTGATCCCCTTCAAGTCATCGAACTCTCTCGAACCTCGCAGGAATTTTTCCTCCTCCAACGGATCCAGGATGAAGTCCACCGTTTCGCCATCACCTTCCACCGCCAGCTTCGATCCAAGAATTCCTTCTCCTCCCAGCTGGACGGCATCGAAGGTTTGGGACCAAAACGAAAGCAGTTGCTGATGAAGCACTTCAAGTCACTGACCAAGATCAAAGAAGCTACTGTGGATGAGATCGTCACAGTCGGCATCCCACGACCAGTCGCGGAGGCAGTGCAAGCCAAGCTCCTTCAAGGAAAGCAGGAAGAGGCAAGTTCCTTGATGGAAGTGGCGGAACCGGTAAAAGACTTACAGTAA
- a CDS encoding TIGR01906 family membrane protein, protein MLKSLKSINLFFFILSAAIFLTIALAWALYPMEIHWLGIQSRTGFSASVIMKNFNVLMNYLTNPFQWVLKMPQFPSSKNGLHHFEAVKYLFHLVTVVFVVTLPGFIQFMRTVVKKGYLALYRSFFFWMMVLPVVIAVIAVMIGFDQFFTLFHQVLFAGDNTWLFDPRVDSIILALPEDYFMHAFLIFFVLYEGMCASFYLFSRRKK, encoded by the coding sequence ATGCTTAAAAGTCTGAAATCAATTAACCTATTTTTCTTTATCTTGTCAGCTGCAATCTTTCTTACCATTGCTCTCGCTTGGGCCCTCTATCCCATGGAAATTCATTGGTTGGGGATTCAAAGCCGGACTGGTTTTTCGGCATCTGTCATCATGAAGAATTTTAATGTCTTGATGAACTACTTGACCAACCCTTTTCAATGGGTGTTGAAGATGCCTCAATTCCCCTCTTCAAAAAATGGACTGCACCATTTTGAGGCTGTCAAGTACCTATTTCACTTAGTGACAGTTGTTTTCGTGGTGACACTACCTGGTTTTATCCAGTTTATGCGGACAGTCGTCAAAAAAGGCTACCTGGCCTTGTACCGTAGTTTCTTCTTTTGGATGATGGTTTTACCAGTGGTGATTGCAGTGATAGCTGTTATGATTGGCTTTGATCAATTCTTTACACTCTTTCATCAGGTCTTATTTGCTGGAGATAATACTTGGCTCTTTGATCCGCGCGTGGATTCGATTATTCTTGCATTACCAGAAGACTACTTTATGCATGCCTTTTTGATTTTCTTTGTCTTATACGAAGGAATGTGTGCGAGTTTTTATCTATTTTCTAGGAGGAAGAAATGA
- a CDS encoding DUF6574 domain-containing protein: MSKQDWLDYFEAVNGRSASAEEIAQALAAGEFQEEVVVPETPQAPEFVAAPTAPVEEPVAAPQAPEFVAAPEAPQAPEFVAAPAAPQAPDFVAAPAAPAAPTAPTEEPVAAPVQEPAPQAAPANGPAFQQAPQQAYQQPTQVAYQQAPYQGQPGQAYPAQPSQFGVAVGGYWNWFLSALKRPTAVENPKALNGILQYVLTAFVLTLSTFFTASGATGGYGMDFRAFMLTLISLFFSVYAFQVAGFFVRRVVLQDKEYSYGRSFEEFGRLSVYTLPLALLAFLVGLVKVYEFYGFVNFLIFFLFFVGTCYVVHQGLNKTSFKADKFLLLVASSVVLLLIAIFVIYVNARILEQVAIGFIPSAPNFSNFGF, translated from the coding sequence ATGTCAAAACAAGATTGGCTGGATTATTTCGAAGCCGTAAATGGTCGTTCTGCTAGTGCAGAAGAAATTGCTCAAGCACTGGCTGCAGGAGAATTTCAAGAAGAAGTAGTGGTTCCAGAAACCCCACAAGCCCCAGAATTTGTCGCAGCACCAACTGCACCTGTGGAAGAACCAGTTGCTGCTCCACAAGCCCCAGAGTTTGTTGCAGCGCCAGAAGCCCCACAAGCTCCAGAATTTGTCGCAGCGCCAGCAGCTCCTCAAGCTCCAGACTTTGTCGCAGCGCCAGCAGCTCCTGCAGCGCCAACTGCTCCTACAGAAGAACCAGTCGCAGCTCCAGTTCAAGAGCCTGCCCCTCAAGCTGCTCCAGCGAATGGACCTGCTTTCCAACAAGCTCCACAGCAAGCCTACCAACAACCGACTCAAGTAGCTTATCAACAAGCACCTTACCAAGGTCAACCAGGACAAGCTTATCCTGCCCAACCAAGTCAATTTGGTGTAGCCGTTGGTGGTTACTGGAATTGGTTCCTTTCAGCTTTGAAACGTCCAACAGCTGTAGAAAATCCAAAAGCTCTCAACGGAATTTTACAGTATGTCTTAACTGCCTTTGTCTTGACCCTATCAACTTTCTTCACAGCTAGTGGAGCTACAGGTGGTTATGGAATGGATTTCCGTGCCTTTATGTTGACATTGATTTCCCTATTCTTTAGCGTTTACGCCTTCCAAGTAGCTGGATTCTTTGTTCGTCGTGTGGTTCTTCAAGACAAGGAATATAGTTACGGTCGTTCATTTGAAGAGTTTGGACGTTTGTCTGTTTACACTTTGCCACTTGCCCTTCTTGCTTTCTTAGTAGGTCTTGTAAAAGTTTATGAATTTTATGGCTTTGTAAACTTCCTTATTTTCTTCTTGTTCTTTGTTGGAACATGCTATGTCGTTCATCAAGGATTGAACAAGACAAGCTTTAAAGCAGATAAATTCTTGCTTCTAGTAGCATCATCTGTTGTCTTGCTTCTGATTGCGATCTTTGTCATTTATGTGAATGCTCGTATTTTAGAACAAGTAGCTATTGGATTTATTCCAAGTGCTCCAAATTTCTCTAACTTTGGATTCTAA
- a CDS encoding T6SS immunity protein Tdi1 domain-containing protein, translating into MISDFVKVADMPKEVIENYKDKVPVEVLEIWENQGLGTFLNGYLKVINPDDYSELVRDSYFRGDIAIPIFATAFGDIITWEENEFLGFIKYKFGTFDSFLEDLSMFLRFLSDQSFTDDYFELPLYTEAIEKYGLLDYDQCFGFVPLLALGGFKDVDHLDKVKMYEHILLITALVGKIE; encoded by the coding sequence ATGATTTCAGATTTTGTAAAAGTTGCAGACATGCCTAAAGAGGTGATTGAAAATTATAAGGATAAAGTCCCTGTTGAAGTGCTTGAGATTTGGGAAAACCAAGGTTTGGGTACTTTTTTGAATGGCTACCTAAAAGTCATAAACCCAGATGACTATAGTGAATTAGTGAGAGATTCGTATTTTAGGGGTGATATTGCTATTCCTATATTTGCTACGGCATTTGGAGATATCATAACTTGGGAAGAAAATGAATTTTTAGGATTTATAAAGTATAAATTTGGAACTTTTGATAGCTTTTTAGAAGACTTGTCTATGTTCTTACGTTTTCTTTCTGATCAAAGTTTTACAGACGATTATTTTGAATTGCCACTCTACACTGAAGCGATTGAAAAATATGGTTTGTTAGATTATGATCAGTGTTTTGGCTTTGTACCCTTGTTAGCATTAGGTGGATTCAAAGATGTAGATCATCTAGATAAGGTTAAGATGTATGAGCATATCTTATTAATAACCGCATTGGTAGGGAAGATTGAATAG
- a CDS encoding metallophosphoesterase family protein gives MNHRIAILSDIHGDTTALKAVIADARALGATEYWLLGDILLPGPGKEDLFELLDAIPITAAVRGNWDDCVLEALDGEYGLEDPQEIQLLRLTQYLMEGLDPKRIDWLRSLPLVEKKEVNGIRFSLTHNLPEKNYGGDLRPANATENFDQLLDDQTDMAIYGHVHKQLLRYGSQGQQILNPGTIGMPYFDWEPIQNHRAQYALIDVEEDGVTNLQFRKVAYDYEAELQDAKDKGLPFIEMYEELRRKDNYRGHNIELLTGLIEKYGYGKEVAAYFNLSNES, from the coding sequence ATGAATCATCGAATCGCTATTTTATCTGATATCCACGGAGATACGACAGCCCTTAAGGCAGTGATTGCGGATGCGCGTGCTCTAGGCGCGACGGAATACTGGCTTTTAGGGGACATTTTGCTTCCGGGGCCTGGAAAAGAGGACCTTTTTGAGTTGCTGGATGCGATACCTATTACAGCGGCTGTTCGAGGAAATTGGGACGATTGTGTCCTAGAGGCCTTGGATGGCGAGTATGGTCTTGAGGATCCGCAGGAGATCCAGCTTCTTAGACTCACTCAGTACCTCATGGAAGGACTAGATCCTAAGCGGATCGATTGGCTTCGGTCCCTTCCTTTGGTAGAGAAGAAGGAGGTCAATGGTATTCGCTTTTCACTGACCCACAATTTGCCAGAAAAGAATTACGGTGGAGACTTGCGTCCAGCAAATGCGACGGAGAACTTTGACCAATTGCTGGATGATCAGACGGATATGGCGATCTACGGTCATGTCCACAAGCAGTTGCTTCGCTATGGCAGTCAGGGCCAACAGATCCTCAATCCAGGAACTATTGGTATGCCTTATTTTGACTGGGAACCAATTCAAAATCACAGAGCCCAGTATGCACTGATTGATGTCGAAGAAGATGGGGTGACCAACCTGCAATTTCGTAAGGTGGCCTATGACTATGAAGCAGAGCTCCAAGATGCCAAGGACAAGGGCCTTCCCTTTATTGAGATGTACGAAGAACTGAGACGCAAGGATAACTATCGGGGCCATAACATCGAGCTGCTAACTGGCTTAATTGAGAAATACGGTTATGGCAAAGAAGTAGCTGCCTATTTCAATCTTTCCAATGAATCATAG
- a CDS encoding TIGR01457 family HAD-type hydrolase, protein MHYKGYLIDLDGTIYKGKSRIPAGEAFVHELQAREIPYLFVTNNTTRTPETVRDMLATHFNIETPVSTIYTATLATIDYMNDQNLGKKVYVIGEAGLKDAIEEAGYVMDEEAPDYVVIGLDWQVDYEKFAIATLAIQKGAHFIGTNPDLNIPTERGLLPGAGSLIALVEAATRVEPVIIGKPKSIIMDKAIEHLGLAREEVVMVGDNYLTDIRAGIDNGIPTLLVTTGFTKPEEVSTLPIAPTHVVASLAEWDFDA, encoded by the coding sequence ATGCACTATAAGGGCTATTTGATTGATTTGGATGGCACTATTTACAAAGGAAAATCACGAATTCCTGCAGGAGAAGCTTTTGTTCATGAACTGCAGGCGCGTGAGATTCCCTATCTCTTTGTGACCAACAATACAACCCGCACACCAGAGACTGTTCGGGATATGCTGGCCACTCATTTCAATATTGAAACCCCAGTTTCGACTATCTATACAGCTACCCTTGCGACCATTGACTACATGAATGACCAAAATTTGGGCAAAAAGGTCTATGTGATCGGCGAAGCGGGGCTCAAAGATGCCATCGAAGAAGCTGGTTATGTCATGGATGAAGAAGCACCTGATTATGTTGTCATTGGCCTCGATTGGCAAGTCGACTATGAGAAGTTTGCTATTGCGACCTTGGCGATTCAAAAGGGAGCGCACTTTATCGGGACTAACCCTGACCTCAACATTCCAACAGAGCGTGGCTTGCTGCCAGGTGCAGGATCCTTGATTGCGCTTGTTGAAGCAGCGACACGGGTCGAGCCTGTGATCATTGGCAAACCAAAGTCCATCATCATGGACAAGGCCATTGAACACCTGGGTCTTGCAAGAGAAGAAGTGGTTATGGTTGGCGACAACTACCTAACAGATATTCGTGCAGGTATTGACAATGGGATTCCAACCCTTTTGGTGACGACAGGTTTTACCAAACCAGAAGAAGTGTCAACCTTACCAATCGCACCGACACATGTTGTTGCCAGTCTAGCGGAGTGGGATTTTGATGCTTAA
- the pepV gene encoding dipeptidase PepV, with the protein MTTVDFKAEVEKRRDEMMADLYSLLEINSERDDSKADAEHPFGPGPVKALEKFLEIAKRDGYETKNVDNYAGHFTFGEGEEELGIFAHMDVVPAGSGWKTDPYKPEIIDGKLYARGSSDDKGPTMACYYGLKIIKDLGLPVSKRVRFVVGTDEESGWGDMDYYFKHVGLPEPDFGFSPDAEFPIINGEKGNITEYLHFGNDNTGSAHLHSFTGGLRENMVPESATAVVSGQLPDLAGLLDAFAKEHQLQYEISTVDEETYTVTIVGKSAHGSTPEDGINGATYLALLLTQFDFGGAAKAYLHVTASLLHEDFAGEKLGIAHTDAKMGPLSMNAGVFHFDDSQADNTIALNIRYPQGTDPETIKSTLEKIEGVATVSLSAHGHTPHYVPMDDELVSTLLRVYEKQTGLKGHEQVIGGGTFGRLLKRGVAFGAMFPDYVNTMHQANEFADVEDLYRAAAIYAEAIYELIK; encoded by the coding sequence ATGACAACAGTTGACTTTAAAGCAGAAGTAGAAAAACGTCGCGATGAGATGATGGCTGACTTATACAGCCTCTTGGAAATCAATTCTGAACGCGATGACAGCAAGGCAGATGCGGAGCATCCTTTTGGACCTGGTCCTGTAAAAGCTCTTGAAAAATTCTTGGAAATTGCCAAGCGTGATGGCTATGAAACTAAGAATGTCGACAATTATGCCGGTCACTTTACCTTTGGTGAAGGAGAAGAAGAGCTTGGAATCTTTGCCCATATGGACGTCGTGCCTGCTGGTAGTGGCTGGAAGACAGACCCATATAAACCAGAAATTATCGATGGTAAGCTCTATGCGCGTGGTTCGTCTGATGATAAAGGGCCTACAATGGCCTGCTACTATGGTTTGAAGATCATTAAAGACTTAGGACTCCCTGTTTCTAAGCGCGTGCGCTTTGTTGTCGGTACGGATGAAGAATCAGGCTGGGGCGACATGGATTACTATTTCAAACACGTCGGACTTCCTGAGCCAGATTTTGGCTTCTCACCAGATGCGGAATTCCCAATCATCAATGGAGAAAAAGGAAACATCACTGAGTACCTTCATTTTGGAAATGATAACACAGGAAGTGCTCATCTCCATAGCTTTACAGGTGGACTTCGTGAAAACATGGTACCAGAGTCAGCGACTGCAGTAGTTTCTGGACAACTACCAGATCTTGCTGGCCTCTTAGATGCCTTTGCCAAGGAACACCAGCTTCAGTATGAAATCTCAACTGTTGATGAAGAAACTTATACTGTTACGATCGTTGGGAAATCTGCTCATGGATCAACTCCTGAAGATGGGATCAATGGTGCGACCTACTTGGCTCTCTTGTTGACCCAATTTGATTTTGGTGGTGCTGCTAAGGCTTACCTTCATGTGACAGCTTCACTTCTTCACGAAGATTTTGCTGGTGAAAAATTAGGAATTGCCCATACAGATGCCAAAATGGGACCATTGAGTATGAATGCAGGTGTCTTCCATTTTGATGACAGCCAAGCAGACAACACTATTGCCCTCAATATCCGTTACCCTCAAGGTACAGATCCTGAAACCATCAAGTCCACCCTTGAAAAGATTGAAGGAGTAGCTACAGTAAGCTTGTCCGCTCATGGTCACACACCTCACTATGTTCCGATGGATGACGAATTGGTATCCACTCTCTTGCGTGTTTACGAAAAACAAACTGGACTCAAAGGACACGAACAAGTGATCGGTGGTGGTACCTTTGGTCGTCTCTTGAAACGTGGGGTTGCCTTTGGTGCTATGTTCCCAGACTATGTCAATACCATGCACCAAGCTAATGAGTTCGCAGATGTCGAAGATCTCTATCGTGCAGCTGCAATTTACGCAGAAGCTATCTATGAACTAATCAAATAA
- a CDS encoding nitroreductase family protein, producing MKFLELNKKRHAIKHFTDQPVDPKDVRTAIEIATLAPSAHNSQPWKFVVVRQKNAELAKLAYGANYDQVMEAPVTIALFTDTDLQKRARKIARVGGVKNFTDEQLQYFMQNLPAEFARYDAQQTSDYLALNAGLVAMNLVLALTDQGIGTNIILGFDKSKINEVLDIEERFRPEVLITVGYASEKVEPSYRLPVDEIIDKR from the coding sequence ATGAAATTTCTAGAGCTCAATAAAAAACGCCATGCGATCAAGCATTTCACTGACCAACCGGTCGATCCAAAGGATGTACGGACTGCCATTGAGATCGCAACCTTGGCCCCTAGTGCCCACAATAGCCAGCCTTGGAAATTTGTGGTCGTTCGTCAAAAAAATGCAGAATTAGCAAAATTAGCCTATGGTGCAAACTACGATCAAGTCATGGAAGCACCTGTGACCATCGCCCTCTTTACAGATACTGATTTGCAAAAACGGGCTCGTAAGATTGCACGTGTCGGTGGGGTTAAAAACTTCACAGACGAGCAGTTGCAATACTTTATGCAAAATCTTCCTGCTGAATTTGCGCGCTATGATGCCCAACAAACAAGTGATTACTTGGCTTTGAATGCCGGTCTTGTGGCTATGAACTTGGTACTTGCTTTGACGGATCAAGGCATTGGAACCAATATTATCTTGGGATTTGATAAATCAAAAATCAATGAAGTATTGGACATCGAAGAGCGTTTCCGTCCGGAAGTCTTGATTACGGTTGGCTATGCGTCTGAAAAAGTAGAGCCAAGCTATCGCTTACCAGTGGACGAAATCATTGACAAACGCTAA